In one Hemitrygon akajei chromosome 3, sHemAka1.3, whole genome shotgun sequence genomic region, the following are encoded:
- the tmem187 gene encoding transmembrane protein 187, protein MWAPEQSAFLHVLLLFGLCIAVTCSGAMDGVWTELGYEHYAERPLAWLPRYLAMPANSLVNLGYVALGAHWLRREAAGGDCYHKDAFAWMVLAYGPVQWARIASQSQRPAVLDQWLTLPIFAWVSVWVAYLLEGQEDGKSRCLSSALAVEAASIASYGLALLHRRGFEVALGCHIATAVRAGLAAQRRLGDAVSHRYLLLAVASCFGFVVLKLLDLPLADLDPGLGLLSGPLSGHFWSKLCDLLQIHYSLCFLQHLAGRKILKLK, encoded by the coding sequence ATGTGGGCGCCGGAGCAGAGCGCCTTCCTGCACGTCCTGCTGCTCTTCGGCCTCTGCATCGCCGTCACCTGCAGCGGCGCCATGGACGGCGTGTGGACCGAGCTGGGGTACGAGCATTACGCCGAGCGGCCCTTGGCCTGGCTGCCGCGCTATCTGGCCATGCCGGCCAACTCGCTGGTCAACCTGGGCTACGTGGCGCTGGGGGCCCACTGGCTGCGGCGGGAGGCTGCGGGCGGTGACTGCTACCACAAGGACGCGTTCGCCTGGATGGTGCTGGCCTACGGGCCGGTGCAGTGGGCCCGCATCGCTTCGCAGTCCCAGCGCCCAGCCGTGCTCGACCAGTGGCTCACGCTGCCCATCTTCGCCTGGGTGTCGGTGTGGGTGGCGTACCTGCTGGAGGGGCAGGAGGACGGGAAGAGCCGCTGCCTCTCCAGCGCGCTGGCAGTGGAGGCGGCGTCGATCGCCAGCTACGGTCTGGCGCTGCTCCACCGCCGCGGCTTCGAGGTAGCCCTTGGCTGTCACATCGCCACTGCCGTGCGGGCCGGGCTAGCGGCGCAGCGTCGCCTGGGCGACGCGGTTTCCCACCGGTACCTGCTGCTAGCTGTGGCTTCCTGCTTCGGCTTTGTGGTTCTGAAACTACTGGACCTGCCGCTGGCGGACCTCGACCCGGGGCTCGGCCTCttgtctgggccgttgtctggacattTCTGGTCCAAACTCTGCGATCTGTTGCAGATCCACTATAGCCTCTGTTTCCTGCAGCACCTGGCGGGACGGAAAATTCTGAAGCTCAAGTAG